In the genome of Pieris rapae chromosome 6, ilPieRapa1.1, whole genome shotgun sequence, one region contains:
- the LOC110991657 gene encoding rho GTPase-activating protein 4 isoform X1 — MSVSEATTPSTAEPPAAAAPYDERDLEPRTPMKRLGSTRKLAAFNNIRTQLAEQARAVEGRAEAAAGVAAELGDYCRRRADLEHEYARALDKLARAAAQRHRDQRHKREQWPLAGAYACWQAALDATRALARDHAALADLYGGPLAARLHRAADDVLRLHRKCRDLVAERQEDIAAALAEAAAAGKAHAAAAHDWRAAALKLRHAHTARQALAAADPPRNKKIKALEKELDKRRSRHAEARAKALRARAEYVLSLEAANATLQRYYLDDIADIMLCSETGYEEVVGRAVRCAAAAERARAAALSGAAQALLATAESLDAVGDRQRVVAAHPAAFAPPRPLPYAGDSPSRQDAAMKELLDGAAPDEDEAAEALRRELAARLTQLEAAARALRAECREHAKTLDAAEAELVRQMEGPDACWDVSGLFGAAAAPPARPAPPDDDEDDAPRKDQEDYYLAKFRSYVSCAGRLARLESKAAAVRERLLGGGASGGGRSPVAGVRRGGRRGQFAAPLDDALPTPLVSCVRVIAGYGLRQQGVFRVSGSQVEMQALRAAFERGEDPLADVRDASDMNSVCGLLKLYLRELRPPLVPPQMRERLVRAAAVPDDAAFAAKLREELAALPRPALLVLRYLFAFLAHLAEHSDRNMMDAWNLAICLGPTLLPAWGEGGEQVTAQNLVNELVKRTILLHRDVFPQDIAPHALYVPPEPSRSSPGEADEADGAGAEAAAETEPSDVDDLDDDDEDEEPLAEEDAGCPSEDLAQESRSRSGFAPERVDEVQPRASPASVDDPVSAALAPPGTEARLAESTPDLVLDLPARRRAAGPPPPPADTPAPASPVPARNTLRVAAKFAELTLTGGSLKPALAAKPALLRRPTPHPARPPPARPTPPEDAED, encoded by the exons ATGTCTGTATCGGAAGCAACAACCCCGAGCACGGCGGAGCCTCCAGCGGCAGCCGCGCCTTATGATGAACGTGACCTGGAGCCGCGCACGCCGATGAAGCGTCTCGGTTCCACTAGGAAACTAGCCGCCTTTAAca ATATTAGGACTCAGCTGGCGGAGCAAGCGAGAGCGGTGGAGGGGCGCGCCGAGGCGGCGGCCGGCGTCGCGGCCGAACTGGGCGACTACTGCCGCCGGCGCGCAGATCTCGAACACGAATACGCGCGCGCGCTCGACAAACTGGCCCGCGCCGCGGCCCAGCGCCATCGAGACCAGCGCCACAAGCGAGAGCAGTGGCCCTTGGCCGGAGCCTACGCCTGCTGGCAGGCCGCCCTCGACGCCACGCGCGCCCTGGCCCGCGATCACGCAGCGCTGGCGGACCTGTACGGTGGGCCGCTGGCCGCGCGTCTGCATCGCGCCGCGGACGACGTGCTCCGTCTCCACCGCAAGTGCCGCGACCTAGTCGCTGAGCGTCAGGAGGACATCGCCGCCGCTCTCGCCGAGGCGGCGGCCGCCGGCAAAGCGCACGCCGCCGCCGCGCACGACTGGCGGGCCGCCGCGCTCAAACTGCGTCACGCGCACACCGCGCGCCAGGCGCTCGCCGCCGCCGACCCGCCGCGGAACAAAAAGATCAAGGCCCTCGAGAAGGAACTAGACAAG CGTCGCAGCCGACACGCTGAGGCGCGGGCGAAGGCTCTGCGGGCCCGGGCGGAGTACGTGTTGAGCCTCGAGGCGGCCAACGCTACCCTGCAGCGCTATTACCTCGACGACATCGCCGACATAATGCTGTGCAGTGAGACCGGTTACGAGGAGGTGGTCGGCCGCGCCGTGCGCtgcgccgccgccgccgaaCGCGCGCGCGCCGCCGCCCTGTCCGGGGCGGCGCAGGCGCTGCTCGCCACCGCCGAGTCGCTCGACGCCGTCGGCGACCGGCAGCGTGTGGTCGCCGCGCATCCGGCCGCCTTCGCGCCGCCGCGGCCCCTGCCCTACGCGGGCGATTCCCCGTCGCGGCAGGACGCCGCGATGAAGGAGCTGCTCGACGGCGCCGCGCCCGACGAGGACGAGGCGGCCGAGGCCCTGCGCCGCGAGCTCGCCGCGCGGCTGACGCAGCTCGAGGCGGCGGCGCGCGCGCTTCGCGCCGAGTGTCGCGAGCACGCCAAGACGCTCGACGCCGCCGAAGCGGAGCTCGTCCGCCAGATGGAGGGGCCCGACGCCTGCTGGGACGTGTCTGGTCTCTTCGGTGCCGCCGCCGCTCCTCCCGCCCGGCCCGCGCCGCCCGACGACGACGAGGACGACGCGCCCAGGAAGGATCAGGAGGACTACTACTTGGCC AAGTTCCGGTCGTACGTGTCGTGCGCGGGCAGGCTGGCTCGCCTCGAGAGCAAGGCGGCGGCCGTGCGCGAGCGCTTGCTGGGCGGCGGCGCCTCCGGCGGCGGGCGATCTCCGGTGGCGGGCGTGAGGCGCGGCGGGCGGCGCGGCCAGTTCGCGGCGCCGCTGGACGACGCGCTGCCGACGCCACTCGTGTCCTGCGTGCGCGTCATCGCCGGATACGGTCTGCGGCAGCAGGGCGTCTTCCGCGTGTCCGGGTCGCAGGTGGAGATGCAGGCGCTGCGGGCCGCCTTCGAGCGCGGCGAGGATCCGTTGGCGGACGTGCGCGACGCGTCCGACATGAATTCGGTCTGCGGCCTGCTCAAGCTGTACCTGCGCGAGCTGCGGCCGCCGCTAGTCCCGCCGCAGATGCGGGAGCGCCTCGTGCGCGCCGCTGCCGTCCCGGACGACGCGGCGTTCGCGGCGAAGCTCCGCGAGGAGCTGGCGGCGCTGCCTCGCCCGGCGCTGCTCGTGCTGCGCTATCTGTTCGCCTTTCTGGCGCACCTGGCGGAGCACAGCGACCGTAACATGATGGACGCGTGGAACCTCGCCATCTGCCTCGGGCCGACGCTGCTGCCCGCCTGGGGCGAGGGCGGCGAGCAGGTGACGGCTCAGAACCTCGTCAACGAGCTCGTGAAGCGCACCATCCTGCTGCACCGCGACGTGTTCCCGCAGGACATCGCCCCGCACGCGCTCTACGTCCCTCCCGAGCCATCGCGCTCTTCGCCCGG GGAGGCCGACGAGGCGGACGGCGCGGGCGCCGAGGCGGCGGCCGAGACGGAGCCGAGCGACGTCGACGACCTGGACGACGACGACGAAGACGAGGAGCCTCTCGCCGAAGAAGACGCGGG GTGCCCGTCGGAAGACCTCGCCCAG GAATCCAGGTCCCGGAGCGGCTTCGCTCCCGAGCGCGTCGACGAAGTGCAGCCGCGAGCGTCGCCCGCGTCCGTCGACGACCCCGTCTCCGCCGCCCTAGCCCCGCCGGGGACCGAAGC GCGGTTGGCCGAGAGCACGCCCGACCTGGTGCTGGACCTGCCGGCGAGACGCCGCGCCGCCGGCCCCCCGCCCCCGCCCGCGGACACGCCGGCCCCCGCGAGCCCCGTGCCCGCGCGCAACACGCTGCGCGTCGCCGCCAAGTTCGCCGAGCTCACGCTCACCGGGGGCTCGCTGAAACCCGCCCTCGCCGCGAAGCCGGCCCTGTTGCGCCGTCCCACGCCACACCCGGCGCGGCCGCCGCCCGCCCGCCCGACCCCGCCCGAAGACGCGGAGGACTAG
- the LOC110991657 gene encoding rho GTPase-activating protein 4 isoform X3, whose translation MSVSEATTPSTAEPPAAAAPYDERDLEPRTPMKRLGSTRKLAAFNNIRTQLAEQARAVEGRAEAAAGVAAELGDYCRRRADLEHEYARALDKLARAAAQRHRDQRHKREQWPLAGAYACWQAALDATRALARDHAALADLYGGPLAARLHRAADDVLRLHRKCRDLVAERQEDIAAALAEAAAAGKAHAAAAHDWRAAALKLRHAHTARQALAAADPPRNKKIKALEKELDKRRSRHAEARAKALRARAEYVLSLEAANATLQRYYLDDIADIMLCSETGYEEVVGRAVRCAAAAERARAAALSGAAQALLATAESLDAVGDRQRVVAAHPAAFAPPRPLPYAGDSPSRQDAAMKELLDGAAPDEDEAAEALRRELAARLTQLEAAARALRAECREHAKTLDAAEAELVRQMEGPDACWDVSGLFGAAAAPPARPAPPDDDEDDAPRKDQEDYYLAKFRSYVSCAGRLARLESKAAAVRERLLGGGASGGGRSPVAGVRRGGRRGQFAAPLDDALPTPLVSCVRVIAGYGLRQQGVFRVSGSQVEMQALRAAFERGEDPLADVRDASDMNSVCGLLKLYLRELRPPLVPPQMRERLVRAAAVPDDAAFAAKLREELAALPRPALLVLRYLFAFLAHLAEHSDRNMMDAWNLAICLGPTLLPAWGEGGEQVTAQNLVNELVKRTILLHRDVFPQDIAPHALYVPPEPSRSSPGEADEADGAGAEAAAETEPSDVDDLDDDDEDEEPLAEEDAGNPGPGAASLPSASTKCSRERRPRPSTTPSPPP comes from the exons ATGTCTGTATCGGAAGCAACAACCCCGAGCACGGCGGAGCCTCCAGCGGCAGCCGCGCCTTATGATGAACGTGACCTGGAGCCGCGCACGCCGATGAAGCGTCTCGGTTCCACTAGGAAACTAGCCGCCTTTAAca ATATTAGGACTCAGCTGGCGGAGCAAGCGAGAGCGGTGGAGGGGCGCGCCGAGGCGGCGGCCGGCGTCGCGGCCGAACTGGGCGACTACTGCCGCCGGCGCGCAGATCTCGAACACGAATACGCGCGCGCGCTCGACAAACTGGCCCGCGCCGCGGCCCAGCGCCATCGAGACCAGCGCCACAAGCGAGAGCAGTGGCCCTTGGCCGGAGCCTACGCCTGCTGGCAGGCCGCCCTCGACGCCACGCGCGCCCTGGCCCGCGATCACGCAGCGCTGGCGGACCTGTACGGTGGGCCGCTGGCCGCGCGTCTGCATCGCGCCGCGGACGACGTGCTCCGTCTCCACCGCAAGTGCCGCGACCTAGTCGCTGAGCGTCAGGAGGACATCGCCGCCGCTCTCGCCGAGGCGGCGGCCGCCGGCAAAGCGCACGCCGCCGCCGCGCACGACTGGCGGGCCGCCGCGCTCAAACTGCGTCACGCGCACACCGCGCGCCAGGCGCTCGCCGCCGCCGACCCGCCGCGGAACAAAAAGATCAAGGCCCTCGAGAAGGAACTAGACAAG CGTCGCAGCCGACACGCTGAGGCGCGGGCGAAGGCTCTGCGGGCCCGGGCGGAGTACGTGTTGAGCCTCGAGGCGGCCAACGCTACCCTGCAGCGCTATTACCTCGACGACATCGCCGACATAATGCTGTGCAGTGAGACCGGTTACGAGGAGGTGGTCGGCCGCGCCGTGCGCtgcgccgccgccgccgaaCGCGCGCGCGCCGCCGCCCTGTCCGGGGCGGCGCAGGCGCTGCTCGCCACCGCCGAGTCGCTCGACGCCGTCGGCGACCGGCAGCGTGTGGTCGCCGCGCATCCGGCCGCCTTCGCGCCGCCGCGGCCCCTGCCCTACGCGGGCGATTCCCCGTCGCGGCAGGACGCCGCGATGAAGGAGCTGCTCGACGGCGCCGCGCCCGACGAGGACGAGGCGGCCGAGGCCCTGCGCCGCGAGCTCGCCGCGCGGCTGACGCAGCTCGAGGCGGCGGCGCGCGCGCTTCGCGCCGAGTGTCGCGAGCACGCCAAGACGCTCGACGCCGCCGAAGCGGAGCTCGTCCGCCAGATGGAGGGGCCCGACGCCTGCTGGGACGTGTCTGGTCTCTTCGGTGCCGCCGCCGCTCCTCCCGCCCGGCCCGCGCCGCCCGACGACGACGAGGACGACGCGCCCAGGAAGGATCAGGAGGACTACTACTTGGCC AAGTTCCGGTCGTACGTGTCGTGCGCGGGCAGGCTGGCTCGCCTCGAGAGCAAGGCGGCGGCCGTGCGCGAGCGCTTGCTGGGCGGCGGCGCCTCCGGCGGCGGGCGATCTCCGGTGGCGGGCGTGAGGCGCGGCGGGCGGCGCGGCCAGTTCGCGGCGCCGCTGGACGACGCGCTGCCGACGCCACTCGTGTCCTGCGTGCGCGTCATCGCCGGATACGGTCTGCGGCAGCAGGGCGTCTTCCGCGTGTCCGGGTCGCAGGTGGAGATGCAGGCGCTGCGGGCCGCCTTCGAGCGCGGCGAGGATCCGTTGGCGGACGTGCGCGACGCGTCCGACATGAATTCGGTCTGCGGCCTGCTCAAGCTGTACCTGCGCGAGCTGCGGCCGCCGCTAGTCCCGCCGCAGATGCGGGAGCGCCTCGTGCGCGCCGCTGCCGTCCCGGACGACGCGGCGTTCGCGGCGAAGCTCCGCGAGGAGCTGGCGGCGCTGCCTCGCCCGGCGCTGCTCGTGCTGCGCTATCTGTTCGCCTTTCTGGCGCACCTGGCGGAGCACAGCGACCGTAACATGATGGACGCGTGGAACCTCGCCATCTGCCTCGGGCCGACGCTGCTGCCCGCCTGGGGCGAGGGCGGCGAGCAGGTGACGGCTCAGAACCTCGTCAACGAGCTCGTGAAGCGCACCATCCTGCTGCACCGCGACGTGTTCCCGCAGGACATCGCCCCGCACGCGCTCTACGTCCCTCCCGAGCCATCGCGCTCTTCGCCCGG GGAGGCCGACGAGGCGGACGGCGCGGGCGCCGAGGCGGCGGCCGAGACGGAGCCGAGCGACGTCGACGACCTGGACGACGACGACGAAGACGAGGAGCCTCTCGCCGAAGAAGACGCGGG GAATCCAGGTCCCGGAGCGGCTTCGCTCCCGAGCGCGTCGACGAAGTGCAGCCGCGAGCGTCGCCCGCGTCCGTCGACGACCCCGTCTCCGCCGCCCTAG
- the LOC110991657 gene encoding rho GTPase-activating protein 4 isoform X2 produces MFQCIVQPRPDWGPPDVANAFPDIRTQLAEQARAVEGRAEAAAGVAAELGDYCRRRADLEHEYARALDKLARAAAQRHRDQRHKREQWPLAGAYACWQAALDATRALARDHAALADLYGGPLAARLHRAADDVLRLHRKCRDLVAERQEDIAAALAEAAAAGKAHAAAAHDWRAAALKLRHAHTARQALAAADPPRNKKIKALEKELDKRRSRHAEARAKALRARAEYVLSLEAANATLQRYYLDDIADIMLCSETGYEEVVGRAVRCAAAAERARAAALSGAAQALLATAESLDAVGDRQRVVAAHPAAFAPPRPLPYAGDSPSRQDAAMKELLDGAAPDEDEAAEALRRELAARLTQLEAAARALRAECREHAKTLDAAEAELVRQMEGPDACWDVSGLFGAAAAPPARPAPPDDDEDDAPRKDQEDYYLAKFRSYVSCAGRLARLESKAAAVRERLLGGGASGGGRSPVAGVRRGGRRGQFAAPLDDALPTPLVSCVRVIAGYGLRQQGVFRVSGSQVEMQALRAAFERGEDPLADVRDASDMNSVCGLLKLYLRELRPPLVPPQMRERLVRAAAVPDDAAFAAKLREELAALPRPALLVLRYLFAFLAHLAEHSDRNMMDAWNLAICLGPTLLPAWGEGGEQVTAQNLVNELVKRTILLHRDVFPQDIAPHALYVPPEPSRSSPGEADEADGAGAEAAAETEPSDVDDLDDDDEDEEPLAEEDAGCPSEDLAQESRSRSGFAPERVDEVQPRASPASVDDPVSAALAPPGTEARLAESTPDLVLDLPARRRAAGPPPPPADTPAPASPVPARNTLRVAAKFAELTLTGGSLKPALAAKPALLRRPTPHPARPPPARPTPPEDAED; encoded by the exons ATGTTCCAGTGCATTGTGCAGCCGCGCCCCGACTGGGGTCCGCCCGACGTCGCTAATGCATTTCCCG ATATTAGGACTCAGCTGGCGGAGCAAGCGAGAGCGGTGGAGGGGCGCGCCGAGGCGGCGGCCGGCGTCGCGGCCGAACTGGGCGACTACTGCCGCCGGCGCGCAGATCTCGAACACGAATACGCGCGCGCGCTCGACAAACTGGCCCGCGCCGCGGCCCAGCGCCATCGAGACCAGCGCCACAAGCGAGAGCAGTGGCCCTTGGCCGGAGCCTACGCCTGCTGGCAGGCCGCCCTCGACGCCACGCGCGCCCTGGCCCGCGATCACGCAGCGCTGGCGGACCTGTACGGTGGGCCGCTGGCCGCGCGTCTGCATCGCGCCGCGGACGACGTGCTCCGTCTCCACCGCAAGTGCCGCGACCTAGTCGCTGAGCGTCAGGAGGACATCGCCGCCGCTCTCGCCGAGGCGGCGGCCGCCGGCAAAGCGCACGCCGCCGCCGCGCACGACTGGCGGGCCGCCGCGCTCAAACTGCGTCACGCGCACACCGCGCGCCAGGCGCTCGCCGCCGCCGACCCGCCGCGGAACAAAAAGATCAAGGCCCTCGAGAAGGAACTAGACAAG CGTCGCAGCCGACACGCTGAGGCGCGGGCGAAGGCTCTGCGGGCCCGGGCGGAGTACGTGTTGAGCCTCGAGGCGGCCAACGCTACCCTGCAGCGCTATTACCTCGACGACATCGCCGACATAATGCTGTGCAGTGAGACCGGTTACGAGGAGGTGGTCGGCCGCGCCGTGCGCtgcgccgccgccgccgaaCGCGCGCGCGCCGCCGCCCTGTCCGGGGCGGCGCAGGCGCTGCTCGCCACCGCCGAGTCGCTCGACGCCGTCGGCGACCGGCAGCGTGTGGTCGCCGCGCATCCGGCCGCCTTCGCGCCGCCGCGGCCCCTGCCCTACGCGGGCGATTCCCCGTCGCGGCAGGACGCCGCGATGAAGGAGCTGCTCGACGGCGCCGCGCCCGACGAGGACGAGGCGGCCGAGGCCCTGCGCCGCGAGCTCGCCGCGCGGCTGACGCAGCTCGAGGCGGCGGCGCGCGCGCTTCGCGCCGAGTGTCGCGAGCACGCCAAGACGCTCGACGCCGCCGAAGCGGAGCTCGTCCGCCAGATGGAGGGGCCCGACGCCTGCTGGGACGTGTCTGGTCTCTTCGGTGCCGCCGCCGCTCCTCCCGCCCGGCCCGCGCCGCCCGACGACGACGAGGACGACGCGCCCAGGAAGGATCAGGAGGACTACTACTTGGCC AAGTTCCGGTCGTACGTGTCGTGCGCGGGCAGGCTGGCTCGCCTCGAGAGCAAGGCGGCGGCCGTGCGCGAGCGCTTGCTGGGCGGCGGCGCCTCCGGCGGCGGGCGATCTCCGGTGGCGGGCGTGAGGCGCGGCGGGCGGCGCGGCCAGTTCGCGGCGCCGCTGGACGACGCGCTGCCGACGCCACTCGTGTCCTGCGTGCGCGTCATCGCCGGATACGGTCTGCGGCAGCAGGGCGTCTTCCGCGTGTCCGGGTCGCAGGTGGAGATGCAGGCGCTGCGGGCCGCCTTCGAGCGCGGCGAGGATCCGTTGGCGGACGTGCGCGACGCGTCCGACATGAATTCGGTCTGCGGCCTGCTCAAGCTGTACCTGCGCGAGCTGCGGCCGCCGCTAGTCCCGCCGCAGATGCGGGAGCGCCTCGTGCGCGCCGCTGCCGTCCCGGACGACGCGGCGTTCGCGGCGAAGCTCCGCGAGGAGCTGGCGGCGCTGCCTCGCCCGGCGCTGCTCGTGCTGCGCTATCTGTTCGCCTTTCTGGCGCACCTGGCGGAGCACAGCGACCGTAACATGATGGACGCGTGGAACCTCGCCATCTGCCTCGGGCCGACGCTGCTGCCCGCCTGGGGCGAGGGCGGCGAGCAGGTGACGGCTCAGAACCTCGTCAACGAGCTCGTGAAGCGCACCATCCTGCTGCACCGCGACGTGTTCCCGCAGGACATCGCCCCGCACGCGCTCTACGTCCCTCCCGAGCCATCGCGCTCTTCGCCCGG GGAGGCCGACGAGGCGGACGGCGCGGGCGCCGAGGCGGCGGCCGAGACGGAGCCGAGCGACGTCGACGACCTGGACGACGACGACGAAGACGAGGAGCCTCTCGCCGAAGAAGACGCGGG GTGCCCGTCGGAAGACCTCGCCCAG GAATCCAGGTCCCGGAGCGGCTTCGCTCCCGAGCGCGTCGACGAAGTGCAGCCGCGAGCGTCGCCCGCGTCCGTCGACGACCCCGTCTCCGCCGCCCTAGCCCCGCCGGGGACCGAAGC GCGGTTGGCCGAGAGCACGCCCGACCTGGTGCTGGACCTGCCGGCGAGACGCCGCGCCGCCGGCCCCCCGCCCCCGCCCGCGGACACGCCGGCCCCCGCGAGCCCCGTGCCCGCGCGCAACACGCTGCGCGTCGCCGCCAAGTTCGCCGAGCTCACGCTCACCGGGGGCTCGCTGAAACCCGCCCTCGCCGCGAAGCCGGCCCTGTTGCGCCGTCCCACGCCACACCCGGCGCGGCCGCCGCCCGCCCGCCCGACCCCGCCCGAAGACGCGGAGGACTAG
- the LOC110991659 gene encoding protein charlatan, giving the protein MDGGAGVASLAMDCEDMFKEITKKLYGEEATVGVGIGGVVGVEFPAAERELPEDELRPEEHITAWGLAALMQNGFPPPGILQANFTPRTDPTAEDRWTAAEEPLAWAHSRIAAYNPAQRLFKCTECECVGFLARVAEHWLGTHSQARAFQCPLAGCGFASGWARAVRHHLARDHHSDPAAADHLLRDNPALDDLTRYLQRLKTKVEAARTERRSTGNASGDNTGGGGSVPVGESVAVAAGGNAAEAGKRYACGSCPYATDRRDLFTRHENIHRDEKPFHCYLCQKQFNRADHVKKHFLRMHRDQPYDLNRIRRASGKGAAAGVVSSGAAQYSGGGGKAATEATLGSSVATQADCRPAPIKAERAPLAKAESAAASHKTAAAIPVRRKPQSERRYACCYCAWSGVDNWCLKRHLNTHLKPFACALCEYKAARAERLATHVHKVHNKKACAKCPFLADDAAHLAAHLRDHHHVENRNLKVPSGVTRGGFPGGSQPSGGGVAGASAGGVPSAAAGPTAGSAAGGGRRRETRAAGAARLFGYLEASDGSGDEYEPPPLSDFGAPPPPYARDKENAAPPPPPPQLHHALHHDHCLRY; this is encoded by the exons ATGGACGGCGGCGCCGGCGTGGCCTCTCTCGCGATGGACTGCGAGGATATGTTTAAAGAGATAACCAAAAAGCTGTACGGCGAGGAGGCGACCGTCGGCGTCGGCATCGGCGGCGTCGTGGGCGTCGAGTTCCCGGCGGCCGAGCGCGAGTTGCCCGAGGACGAGCTGCGTCCCGAGGAGCACATCACGGCCTGGGGTCTCGCCGCGCTCATGCAGAACGGCTTCCCACCCCCGGGCATCCTTCAGGCCAACTTCACGCCGCGCACCGACCCCACGGCCGAGGACCGCTGGACGGCCGCCGAAGAGCCGCTGGCGTGGGCGCACTCGCGCATCGCCGCCTACAACCCCGCGCAGCGACTCTTCAAGTGCACCGAGTGCGAATGTGTCGGTTTCCTGGCGCGCGTCGCCGAGCATTGGCTCGGCACACACTCCCAGGCGCGCGCCTTCCAGTGTCCGCTGGCCGGCTGCGGCTTCGCCAGCGGATGGGCTCGCGCCGTTCGACACCATCTGGCACGTGACCACCACTCCGATCCCGCGGCCGCCGACCACCTGCTCAGAGACAACCCGGCCCTCGACGACCTCACGCGCTATCTGCAGCGCCTCAAGACCAAG GTGGAAGCGGCTCGAACCGAGAGAAGATCGACGGGGAACGCCAGCGGCGATAACACGGGTGGCGGCGGGAGCGTCCCGGTCGGGGAGAGCGTCGCGGTCGCGGCTGGCGGCAACGCCGCCGAGGCCGGCAAGCGGTACGCCTGCGGCTCGTGTCCGTACGCGACCGACCGCCGCGACCTGTTCACGCGCCACGAGAACATTCACCGCGACGAAAAACCCTTCCACTGTTATCTCTGTCAGAAACAGTTCAACCGCGCCGACCACGTCAAGAAACACTTCCTTCGCATGCACCGCGATCAGCCGTACGACCTGAACCGAATCCGCCGGGCGAGCGGCAAAGGCGCGGCGGCGGGCGTGGTGTCGAGTGGCGCCGCGCAATATTCGGGCGGAGGCGGCAAGGCCGCGACGGAAGCCACGCTGGGCTCGTCGGTGGCGACCCAGGCGGACTGTCGGCCCGCCCCGATCAAGGCGGAACGCGCTCCGCTCGCTAAGGCCGAGAGCGCGGCCGCCTCCCACAAAACCGCCGCAGCGATCCCCGTGCGACGCAAA CCCCAGAGCGAGCGGCGCTACGCGTGCTGCTACTGCGCGTGGTCTGGCGTGGACAACTGGTGCCTCAAGCGGCACCTCAACACGCATCTGAAGCCGTTCGCGTGCGCGCTGTGCGAGTACAAGGCGGCGCGCGCCGAGCGCCTGGCCACGCACGTGCACAAGGTGCACAACAAGAAGGCCTGCGCCAAGTGCCCCTTCCTCGCCGACGACGCCGCGCACCTCGCCGCGCACCTGCGCGACCACCA TCACGTCGAGAACCGCAACCTCAAGGTGCCGAGCGGCGTGACGCGCGGCGGCTTCCCCGGCGGTTCCCAGCCGAGCGGCGGCGGCGTCGCCGGCGCATCCGCCGGGGGCGTCCCGTCCGCCGCGGCGGGGCCCACGGCCGGCTCGGCGGCGGGCGGCGGTCGGCGGAGGGAGACCCGCGCGGCGGGCGCGGCGCGACTCTTCGGCTACCTGGAGGCGTCGGACGGCTCGGGCGACGAGTACGAGCCGCCGCCGCTGAGCGACTTCGGCGCGCCGCCGCCGCCCTACGCGCGCGACAAGGAGAACGCCGCGCCGCCGCCTCCGCCGCCTCAGCTGCATCACGCGCTGCACCACGACCACTGCCTGCGCTACTGA
- the LOC110991654 gene encoding regulator of G-protein signaling 19, whose amino-acid sequence MCSVSVPRGPAAAAAAKPCCLCWCCCCSCSWAKWLAARGPDGGPGRKPRDPGASPSEPLLDGDAPPTLDEIRGWGESFERLMRSAAGRKVFRDFLRGEYSEENIMFWLACEELKRETDPDAVEEKARFIYEDYISILSPKEVSLDSRVRETVNRNMVEPTPHTFDEAQLQIYTLMHRDSYPRFVNSPLYKALARMPASNSD is encoded by the exons ATGTGCAGCGTGTCGGTGCCGCGCGGCCcggccgccgccgccgccgccaaGCCTTGCTGTCTCTGCTGGTGCTGTTGCTGCTCCTGCTCCTG GGCTAAGTG GTTGGCGGCGCGCGGGCCCGACGGCGGCCCCGGCAGGAAGCCGCGCGACCCCGGCGCTTCGCCCTCCGAGCCGCTGCTCGACGGAGACGCGCC GCCCACGCTCGACGAGATCCGCGGCTGGGGCGAGTCGTTCGAGCGGCTAATGCGCAGCGCCGCCGGCCGCAAGGTGTTCCGCGACTTTCTCCGCGGTGAGTACTCCGAGGAGAACATCATGTTCTGGTTGGCGTGCGAGGAGCTCAAGCGCGAGACGGACCCCGACGCTGTGGAGGAGAAGGCGCGCTTCATCTACGAGGACTACATCTCGATCCTGTCGCCCAAGGAGGTGTCGCTGGACTCGCGCGTGCGAGAGACGGTCAACCGCAACATGGTCGAGCCGACGCCGCACACCTTCGACGAGGCGCAGCTGCAGATCTACACGCTCATGCACCGCGACTCCTACCCGCGCTTCGTCAACTCGCCGCTCTACAAGGCGCTGGCCCGGATGCCCGCCTCGAACTCTGACTGA